The segment TAATGTCAGGAAACTGGGTTCACGTACCCCCAGTTCCCGGATCCTTTGTGATCAACATAGGAGACGCCATGCAGATCTTGAGCAATGGTCGTTACAAGAGCGTGGAGCATCGTGTCTTAGCTAACGGTAGCAATAACAGAATCTCTGTTCCTATCTTCGTGAATCCAAAACCGGAGTCTGTGATTGGTCCTCTTCCTGAGGTGGTGGCTAATGGAGAGGAACCGGTTTATAGAGACGTTGTGTACTCTGATTACGTCAGATACTTCTTCAAGAAGGCACACGACGGAAAGAAAACTGTCGATTTCGCCAAGATATGATGGCAATTAGACCTAAAAGGAGTTTGATGTCTTGTTTTGTTTCCTGTTTGTGTTTGTGTAAGCGAATAAAGATGAAAGAAGACAAACATATGATGTCTTCTTGAAACTTTTTTGAAACTCTGTTCGGTATTGTGTTGTAAAACGTGTTACAGCAAGCAATAAGTAACCTTTAGATTTAGTGGTTACATAACGCATATAAGATTGACTTCAATGTTCAGACCACAACACACTTACTATTCATAGACATGTCTACCGAGGATACATAAAGTTCGgatcttttttttgtctcattCGATCAGGCCGACTCAAACATTTCTATCTATTTTTAACTCTTTTAAAAAGTATGAATACGACCTAGTTCAAGTGGTAAAGTAGTTCCCCGTGCCCATACTTAAGATATTGTAGGATTAGTTTTTGGTATTAGAAAACTTGTAAAATTTCCACAGTTATCATAAAAAACCATGgcgaaaacaaaaataaacatttaaaaaaaattataaacaaatctgatctttaacaataaaaaatatgataagtTATCATCTTAATTTCACATCATTCAATTATACTTTGATAATCAATCATACAAAAaagatagaagaaaaaaacttggaaaattttataaatcaattacaaagataaaaacataatatgaaGACAAACCAAATCTAACCGTCAAAAACATGACAAGATATCATATTTGATTAGTTTCACATCATACAATTATGCTTTCATAATAAATCCCACAAAACCTTagtaaaaacatattaaatcaaAGCTTTTGGgaagaaagaaaaattggaaaacATTTGTAGATCAATTAGGTAAACGAAACATAATGCAAAAATAAGCGacttaaaaacaattaaaaacatgacaaaataccatgtttaattattttcccGCTATGCGATTATGCTCTTGTAATCAATCCTAGGAAAAAGCGATTTAACTCAAAAgcttttaaaggaaaaaaaattgaagatcaATTAAAAAGGtaatcaaacaaaacataatatgaaaataaaccAAACATGATATCTTTAACAATTAAAACAATCACATGATACAGtcaaacctctataaattaataatgttgagattacaccaaaactatatatttttattaatttatagagattattaatttatcgagatactaattgaaccaaaaacttaatttgggactataaaattatattaatttatagaaatattaatctatcgattattaatttaaagaggttatactgtaccATGTTTGATTAATTTCACGTTATGCAATTATGCTTTTGCAATCAATCATACAAGAACTTAGGAAAAAACGTTTGAAATCAAAAGCTTTTAGAAGAAAAATTGAAACAATTCGAAGATCAGTTTGAAAGCAAAATGAACATAATGTGAAAACAAAACAAGCATGATATctctaacaataaaaaaatatgacagaATACcatatttaattagttttacaTATGAAATTATGCTTCCTTAGTAAATCATACAAAAAATtaggatttttttaattaaaaccttttagaatgaaaaaataagaaaaaattgttGATCAATTAGAAAGCAAAATGAACATAATGTGAAGTCTAATATCTATAACTATCGAAAATATGCTAGGATATCATGTTCAATTAGTTTTACATTATGAAATTATGCTTTCTTAATCAATCATAAATAAAACTTAGGAGAATGTTTTGAATTAAAAGATCATAGAAGGAATTTTCTTTCTGGAAAATTTGGAGATCAACTAGAAATCAAAATGAACataatgttaagaaaaaataaacatgatATCTCTAACAATCAAAAATAGTACATGATATCATTTTGATTAGTTTCACATTATGCAATCATACTTTCTTAATCAATCATCCAGAAACTTaggaaaaatgttttaaatcaAAAGCTTTTagaaggattttttttttttgaaaatcttggAAATCAATTAGAaatcaaaataaacataatgTGAGAATAAACTGAAACAAGCATGATATCTCTAACGATAAAAATATGATAGAATATCATATTCGATTAGTTTCACATTATGCAATTATGTTTCCTTAATAAATCATACAATACATAGCAAAAACGTTTTAAATCAAAATCTTTAAGAATGAAAAGAAATTGGAAATTTTTGGCGATCAATTAGAAAGCAAAATGAATGTAATGtgaagacaaaacaaaaaggattatatctaacaataaaaatatgacatgatATCATGTTCGTTTAGTTTCACATTATGCAATTATGGTTCCTTAATCAATCATAAAAAACttagaaaaatgttttaaatcaaaagtttttagaagaaaaacaaatattggAAAAATTCGGAGATcaattaaaaaggtaaaataaacataatgtgaagacaaaacaaacatgaCATCTCTAAcgataaaaatatgaaaatatcatGTTTGATTAATTTCACATTATGCAATTATGCTTCTTTAATCAATCATACAAAAACttaggaaaatattttaaattaaaaactttttagaatgaaaaaaaaatggaaaattttgGGATCAATTAGAAATCAAAATGAACATAATGTGAAGCCAAAACAAACACGATATCTCTAACAATAAGAAATATGGCATGCTATCATGTTCGATTAGTTTCACATTATGAAATTATGCATCctaaaacaatcatacaaaaacttagaaaaatgttttaaatcaaaaaatttataaggAAAATAAATTGTGGAAAATTTCTGAGAATGCTAAATGAACATaatgttaaaacaaaacaaaatacagAATATTTCTAACaatcaaaaatatgataagATATCATGTTCGATTATTTTCACAGCATGATTTTTAAGAGaataaagaagaaagaagagtcTTATAATGATGTCTTCTTGAAACTATGTTCTGTATTGTGTTGTATAACTATCATTTACCAATACAGTTTCTCTTTTATCGGAGACTTACGTGTTACAGACGCAAGAACTTAAAACCCTAGTTAGTAGCTTTGTCCACTCAGAGTCTTGTTTGACAAGAATATGTTCTGTTTAGTTCTTTCTTAATCATCATGAGTCATGATCTTCTTCATGTTTTGGACGTTGTTCTTCATTAACATGATCAAGAAAATCAACATCTTGGTTGAATTCAAAGATCTTCTTGTCCCTGAAGTAATTGATCAGGAAGTACCAACCAACTGATCCTACGGTCATTAAACCGCAAATGAGGTACACAATCTTAGTAGCAAACACAATGATCAACATCAGAAATGCTGAAGGTACCAAGCACATAATCACCAGCCCTGGTATATTCAGCGGGACACGGTAAGGTCTCTTTAGCTCAGGTAGTTTCTTTCTCAACCAAAGGAAAGACGCAAACTCTAGGTACATCCCTAATGTGTACAAGAAGTTAGCTGAGGAGATGATGTCAGTGAAGTTCATGTAGGACAATCCAAGAGACATGAGAGCAGAGAGTAGAATCCCAACCCAAGGAGTGTTGAACCATTTAGATCTTAACCCAAAGAACTTAGGTAAGAACCCTAGTTCCGCCATACCCTCCAGCTGATAAGCACTACTACTTAACTGAGCTTCAAAgagtcctatacttgataagaCAGCGCCAATCTCAATCCAGACCTTCAGCCATGTTCCTGCAATCATCTCAGCTGCTTCTGCGTGAAACCCTGTTTCCCATCTGCTCTGGTCCACCGAGACAGCACCAGTGACAGCGAGAAGAGGGATCAAGTAAGCTAAACAAGTGAAGATCACAGCGACAAGAAGCGCCAAGGGGAACGTCTTCTGAGGGTTATCCACTTCTCCTGCAAGAGTGCTGACATTGTCCCAAAAATTCAAGTTCCAGAAGAGTGTGTTGAAGTAGAGATTCCAATCCTTCTGCTTGTCTCCCAAACTACCCCAACGATGAGGTTGGATCTTAGGGATTGCTATAGCCGACATGACAAGGAAAGGTGATAGAGACACCAAGCCGAGAACAACAGCTGCGTAACCGACAATGGCTAGACCAGTGTAGTTAAGGAAAGATAAGACCACCGTTGTTGCGAATATGCAGACCTTTCGTGGCCATCCTGATTCAAGAACAGGGAATAGCTTCTCCAAGTAAGTGACACAGAGTACAGGAAAGGAAGCAACGTTGATCACACCACTCAAGTACTTCAAGGAGCCCATCATCGAGCCTACGAATGCGCCAAAAGCTCGATGCGCCCATATTACAAACCCTCCGTTGCCTGAGACAATATTCAACCAAACTCAGAAAGTAGTTTCCTTGTACAAGAAGTAACCAATGCGCCAAATGTTCATTgcaaatgttttctttttgaaaataatattatttgattttactatgtttaaaattttaatattttttttacctgGAAATGCGGTGGAGAGTTCTGCGGTAATCAGGGCTTCAGGGACACTCCATATGAAAGGGAAAATGAGGAAACCAAGAATCGCTAGAAGCGGTCCAGCCGCTTGAACCGCCGGTTCTTCTCCAAACGGCCCACCTGCGACTTCGAAGTAAATAAGGAAAATCAAAGGGACCAAAGTCAGTTTCTTTGCGGTTGATCCGCTTGAATCGGTGCTTGTTACTGGGAGCTCGTGGCTATCTCTTGATGTTTCTGTTGTTGCCATCAATGTTTTTCTTATTCTCTAATTGGATTCAAAATTTAAGATCAAGGAATCTTATAAGTAGTTGCAGAATACAAAACTATTCGAGGAACGTGTTCGtgttgttttttcaaaaaaaaaaaaaaaaaaacgtgttcGTGTTGTTGCATGTAATTTGGTTAGTCAGTTAAGACATATCAGACCGAAGCTTAGCTGGATATTTGGACCCATCCAAACTCAGTGTGTTTGTTTGTTCttatatcataaaaaaaaatattaatcaatttgtttttattattctttttggTGATAGATCAATCAAACTCCACGTTTATCGGGAGATTATAGAGAAAGGGGTAGAGTTGTTTCCGGTGAAGTATGACTTATAATAGTAGTTTAGGGTGCTTCACCACCCATCTTTCCACCTACTCCGGCTTGGACTAGCTAGTGTTCATaaaaaactttgaaaaaaaaaactgaatattCATCAACATGGTGCATAATATATCCCCTTAAAAACTGAATATTCGTCAACGGAATCTTGAACTTTCAGTTGAACCATTATAATTGGATACTACAAAGTTCAATCTATTAACTTTTGACTATTATTCTATAAAATTTCgaagaaaataataatgttttacaATGCTAGTAAAAGATAAATGTCACATAATTGTCTATGACGTAGAATGGTTTCATGCTAACCGGGAACCGACACTGTCAAACCGGTTACACTAATATCCGAAATGAACGAACCAGGATTAAAGCAAACAGAATCAAAGGTTACACTAAAAAAAGTCACAAATAGTAACCGATGTTTCACACAAACAGAGACAGAATAAATGTCACATAATTTTCCCATAAATGTCTATGAAATACGAAGAATTTCATGCTAACCGGAAACCAACACTGTCAACCCGATTAAAACTACATCCAATATGAATTAACTAGGATTAAAACAAACAGAATCAAAGGGACTAACACATCCAAAGACAAAACACCTTAGTAAGGTATTTATGCATACCTCTGACTCTCTCTTTAGTCTAGCAATCAATCATCTAAGAAGTAGTATGATCCTGCAAGCTTTTGCTCTCTGTCCTTGGTGGACTCTAACTTGTTGATCCTTGGCCTGAAGTTAGTAGGATCTCGTCTGAATGTGATGTTCAGGTGCTGCCAAAAGGAGCTAGCAAGTTAGCTCAATTGTTCATAgaggattttataaaaacatgaaTACTACTGTCTGATTTACCGATAAGAAAAGGTTCATCCCACTGGTGAGTGACTGCGGAGAATGAGCAGTACACTTGACACCAGGTTGTCCTTCGTACACGATAACTTTATCCGCAAGATAGGTCGCCATCATAAAGTCATGCTCAACAACAAACGCGGTTTTCTTTGCGTGTAGGATGAACCGTTTTATGACTTTAGAAGCTCTGATCCTTTGCTCTGAGTCTAGATGCGCACTTGGCTCATCAAGCAGATAGATATCTGCAGGCTTCCCTAGACACAAAGTTATGGCAACCCTCTGCCTCTCTCCACCGGAGAGTTTGTTCACCGTTTGATCCAACAGCTCCTCAATCTGAAGCGGTTTCATTACATCCGACACAAACTGAGGATGCGTGTATGCGTCACGTATCCTATCATGTAGGAGCTGTCTCACCGTACACTCAAGCTTTGAATCATTTCCTTGAGGTTTGTAGGACACGTTAAACTCTGGCATCTCTGGTTCTACACCATCTTCACTTGGGAATGCACCTGCCTGCATTAGTAATATACATTATAGAGGTCACATCCTTCAATGTGTAACGCACAAGGAACAGAGAAACTTTACCAGCATCCTGATGAATGTTGTTTTCCCAGTACCGTTCTCTCCAAGCATCACAATAATCTGAGAGTCTGTGAACTCTCCTTCCATTACATCCAGCTTGAAGTCTCCAAGTTTCTTACTCATGTTAGGGTACTTGTATCTTGCATATGACTTCACTTCCCCTTCGCTCTCTTGTGGTGTCTCAGAAACCTAGACAAGAAACAACACATCAGTCACAAACTCTCTTGACAAGAACCAATTAGTAAAGCCTCACCTTAAAGGTCAGAGACTCATCCCTAAAACGCAAGTTTTCAGTGGGGACAAAACCAGCTAAGAACACATTGATTCCTTCTCGGACAGAGAAGGGGAGAGTCACGACACCATAAGCTGTCGGCTTTCCATACAAACAACAAACGAAGTCCGACAAGTAGTCAAGTACACTGAGGTCATGCTCCACCACAATCACGTAGCTGCAAAGAACAACATCAGTTTGTATTCAAGAACAAAAGAGAGGATCATTAAGAAGAGATGATGATAGAACCAAACTTGTCATGTTTGAGGAGGGAGCGTATAACTTGAGCAGCTTTGAGTCTCTGCCTCACATCTAGGAAGTTAGATGGTTCATCAAACACATATATGTCTGCCTTCTTGAGACAAACTGCGGCAATGGCGAACCGTTGTAGCTCTCCACCAGATACTTGTGTTGCTTCACGGTCCAAGAGGTGGTTCAAGTCCATAGCATCACAAATCTCCGACATCATTCCTCTTTCGTCCAGCTTCTCAAGGACCGTCCCAAGCAAACCTTTAGCAACTTTCTTTATAGCATCGACATGTTGTGGCTTCATAGCAGTCTGCACACAAGGAGAGGCATCAAACTCGCTTAAttagaaacaaatattatctGAGATTTATGAGaccttaaatatttttagtttaatcttccatattttttttgacaatttaGAGTCTATGTGACTTATGTGTAATAGCTATTTATAATTAGAGATCAAAacaaatgttatttaaaatttagaggtTAAGGCAAATGTTTCATCCGGCTGTAATTGGCTTCTACTCTCTACCATACCTTTAGTTTCTCTTCTTCAAGTCGGATGAGATAGCTTTGAAGTTCTGTACCACGGAAGTGAGCCAAAATCTCATGCCAGTCAGGAGGGTTCTGCACAAGAAGTAGCATTACATGTCGTTGGAATGAAAAACTTTATAGAAATGGAGAAAGTATTTTAAGTGTTTGAAGAGAAATAAACtttatgaagaagaaagctttttATAACTTTGAAGAGGATTTCTTATTGCTTAGATGATTCTTACAAGCTTGGatttcttgatttcttgatGATACAAATGAGAAGAGAAAGGAGGTATTTATAGCCTCCAAAGtacaaaatatcttatatattttaatcctaaatctagattattctttttaaatatctagattattttatcaaaattatctAGATTATTCTATGCAaatatctagattttttttatttaaggagGTGGAAGATTATTCTAGATATTGGGCTAAGTTTGGGCTAAGCATGATTAGTGAATTATTAGCCCAATAATACTTGATCCAAATCAAGTTTACTTCTCAACACATGTAACAGTTATATAATATAAGAGACAGGTTTTACATATGCACAAGAGAAGAGATGATTTATTTACATTGTATCTGCCaaggtttggtttggtttttccAGCCAAGATTTGGAGAGCTGTAGATTTACCAATACCATTTGTTCCAACCAAACCTAGGACTTGACCAGGCCTTGGCACTGGAAGCCTACAAATcaattaagatatatatatatttcagagCACTAAAGATAAATGGTTAAACAGAGTTCGCAAGGCATTATTAGCTAATTACCTGTGTAGTTTAAAACCATTGGAATTATAGCGGTGGATTGTATCTTTCTCCAAGTCCTTTGGAAGATTGATGATCTGAATAGCTTCAAAAGGGCATTTCTGGGATTTTGCACCAGCAAATCTCACTTAGTATAAGGGTGACACATTCATTGTAAGAGTATATATAGACTACATACGTACCTTAA is part of the Raphanus sativus cultivar WK10039 chromosome 5, ASM80110v3, whole genome shotgun sequence genome and harbors:
- the LOC108859814 gene encoding ABC transporter E family member 1 isoform X1 codes for the protein MSDRLTRIAIVNSDRCKPKKCRQECKKSCPVVKTGKLCIEVTPASSTAFLSEELCIGCGICVKKCPFEAIQIINLPKDLEKDTIHRYNSNGFKLHRLPVPRPGQVLGLVGTNGIGKSTALQILAGKTKPNLGRYNNPPDWHEILAHFRGTELQSYLIRLEEEKLKTAMKPQHVDAIKKVAKGLLGTVLEKLDERGMMSEICDAMDLNHLLDREATQVSGGELQRFAIAAVCLKKADIYVFDEPSNFLDVRQRLKAAQVIRSLLKHDNYVIVVEHDLSVLDYLSDFVCCLYGKPTAYGVVTLPFSVREGINVFLAGFVPTENLRFRDESLTFKVSETPQESEGEVKSYARYKYPNMSKKLGDFKLDVMEGEFTDSQIIVMLGENGTGKTTFIRMLAGAFPSEDGVEPEMPEFNVSYKPQGNDSKLECTVRQLLHDRIRDAYTHPQFVSDVMKPLQIEELLDQTVNKLSGGERQRVAITLCLGKPADIYLLDEPSAHLDSEQRIRASKVIKRFILHAKKTAFVVEHDFMMATYLADKVIVYEGQPGVKCTAHSPQSLTSGMNLFLSHLNITFRRDPTNFRPRINKLESTKDREQKLAGSYYFLDD
- the LOC130512853 gene encoding probable polyamine transporter At3g13620; translation: MATTETSRDSHELPVTSTDSSGSTAKKLTLVPLIFLIYFEVAGGPFGEEPAVQAAGPLLAILGFLIFPFIWSVPEALITAELSTAFPGNGGFVIWAHRAFGAFVGSMMGSLKYLSGVINVASFPVLCVTYLEKLFPVLESGWPRKVCIFATTVVLSFLNYTGLAIVGYAAVVLGLVSLSPFLVMSAIAIPKIQPHRWGSLGDKQKDWNLYFNTLFWNLNFWDNVSTLAGEVDNPQKTFPLALLVAVIFTCLAYLIPLLAVTGAVSVDQSRWETGFHAEAAEMIAGTWLKVWIEIGAVLSSIGLFEAQLSSSAYQLEGMAELGFLPKFFGLRSKWFNTPWVGILLSALMSLGLSYMNFTDIISSANFLYTLGMYLEFASFLWLRKKLPELKRPYRVPLNIPGLVIMCLVPSAFLMLIIVFATKIVYLICGLMTVGSVGWYFLINYFRDKKIFEFNQDVDFLDHVNEEQRPKHEEDHDS
- the LOC108859814 gene encoding ABC transporter E family member 1 isoform X2, with product MKPQHVDAIKKVAKGLLGTVLEKLDERGMMSEICDAMDLNHLLDREATQVSGGELQRFAIAAVCLKKADIYVFDEPSNFLDVRQRLKAAQVIRSLLKHDNYVIVVEHDLSVLDYLSDFVCCLYGKPTAYGVVTLPFSVREGINVFLAGFVPTENLRFRDESLTFKVSETPQESEGEVKSYARYKYPNMSKKLGDFKLDVMEGEFTDSQIIVMLGENGTGKTTFIRMLAGAFPSEDGVEPEMPEFNVSYKPQGNDSKLECTVRQLLHDRIRDAYTHPQFVSDVMKPLQIEELLDQTVNKLSGGERQRVAITLCLGKPADIYLLDEPSAHLDSEQRIRASKVIKRFILHAKKTAFVVEHDFMMATYLADKVIVYEGQPGVKCTAHSPQSLTSGMNLFLSHLNITFRRDPTNFRPRINKLESTKDREQKLAGSYYFLDD